The Cellulosimicrobium sp. ES-005 genome segment CACGCACACCGGGACGACGGACCTTGCCGAGCTCGTGCGCCGCGCCGACGTCGTCGTCGCGGCGGCGGGCGTCCGGGGCATCATCACGCGCGACATGGTGAAGCCCGGCGCCGTCGTCATCGACGTCGGTGTCTCGCGCGAGGTCGACCCGGAGACCGGCAAGAGCCGGGTCGTCGGGGACGCCGCGCCCGACGTCGCCGAGGTCGCGGGCTGGATCTCGCCGAACCCCGGCGGGGTCGGGCCGATGACGCGCGCGATGCTCCTCGCGAACGTCGTCGACGCGGCGGAGCGCGCTACCGCCTGAGCACGCCCCAGGGCGCGGCCGTGGGCAGTCCCGCGGCCGCGCCCTGCGGCGTTCCCGGGCTTGCCTGCAGGCGCTAGTCTGCGCGGGTGACGAGGGCGCGCATCGCGACGACGGCGGCGTACGCCGTGCAGGGCTTCGGGTTCGCGGTGGTGCTCACGAGCATCCCCGGGTACAAGGAGCGGCTCGGCATGGGCGACGACGTCGTCACGCTCGTCGTGCTGGGCGTGTGCGTCCTCGCCGGGCTGGGCAGCGCGCTCTCCGGCGTCGTGGCGGCGCGGCGCGGCGCGCGGGCCGTGGTCGTGGGGGGTCTGCTGCTCGCCGCGGTCGCGGTCGCGGGCATCGGGACCGCGCCGTCGTGGCTCCTCTTCTTCGGGGCGATCGGGCTCTACGGGCTCGCGCTCGGCGCCGTCGACGCCGCGATGAACATGCTCGGGATCGACGTCGAGCGCGGGCACGGTCGCAGCCTGCTCGCCTCGTTCTACGCGGCCAACGCCGCCGGGGGCGTGCTGGGTGCGCTCGCCGTCTCGGGCAGCGCGCTCGTCGGGCTCGGTCAGCCGGTCGCGCTCCCGCTCGTGGCGCTGCTCGTCGCCGCGGGCGCCGGCTGGCTCGCGCTGCGGCTGCCCGACGGCGGGGCTGCGGCCCGCGCAGCCACGTTCCCGGACGGGACGGCAGGCTCGGCGCGGCCGCACGCGGCGCCGTCGGGCACCGGCCGTCCGGAGCCGTCGTCCGTCGGGTCGACGCGCGAGCCCGGTCCTGCGGCGGCGCTCGGGACCGTGCCGTGGGTCGCGGCGGGCACGATCGCGCTGCTCGGTGCGGGGATGCTCGCGTTCCCCGTCGCCGACTCGGCCGTGTCGAGCTGGAGCGCGACGTTCCTGCGCGACGTCCTCGCGGCGAGCGCCGCCGCCGCCCCGCTGGGGTACGCGGCGTACCAGGCAGCCCTCATCGTGTCGCGGCTCGTCGGCGACGGTCTCGTCGAGCGTCTCGGCCGGGTGCGGGTCGTGCGCCTGGGCGGCACGCTCGGCGCCCTCGGGTTCGTCGCGGTCGCCGCGGCCCCCGCCTGGCCGGTCGCGGTGCTCGGGCTGGCGGCGACCGGGCTCGGGCTCGGCGTCGTCGCGCCGCTCGCCTTCTCGGCGATCGGGGACCGGGCCCGCGAGGCGGTGGCGGCGGGCTCGGTGAGCACCGGGCCCGCGACCCCGGGCGGGCACGTCGAGGACGCCGGCGGGGTCGACCGGGTCGTCGAGGACGTGCTCGTCGACGTGGACGCGGGCGGGGCGCCGGTCGAACCTCCCGCCGGGATCGTCGCGACGGTCACGGACCGTGCGGTCGCGCGCCTCAACGTCTTCACCTACGCGGGCGCGGTGCTCGGCGGCGTGCTCACGGGCGTGTTCGCGACCGCCCACCACCTCCGGGTCGGGTTCGTCGTCCTCGCCGTGCTCGCCGCGGTCTCCGCGGTGCTCGCCGGCGCGTTCCGGCCCGCCCGCGTCGCCCTCGTGAGCGTGAGCGAGACCACGCCGCCCGCGTGACGAGAGGGAGCCGTCCTGTCGGTGGCGTGTGATGGGATGGCCGGCGTGCCGCGGCCGTCCTGGCAGCCGCGCGCGACCGTCATCGAGGGAGGACGAGCCCACTTGCTCACCATCGCCACCGCCAACGTCAACGGGATCCGTGCCGCTTACCGCCGCGGGATGGACGCCTGGATCGCGTCCCGCACGCCCGACGTCCTCCTGCTCCAGGAGGTCCGCGCCCCCGACTCGATCGTGAACGACCTCCTCGACGGGTGGCACGTCGCGCACCAGGCGTGCGACATCAAGGGCCGGGCCGGCGTCGCCGTCGCCTCGCGGCTGCCCGTCTCGGCGGTGCGCGTCGGGCTGGGCGCCGGCGAGCCGGAGCCGCCCGTCGACACGGGCCGCTGGGTGGAGGCGGACCTCGAGCTGCCCGACGGCGGTCGCCTCACCGTGGTCTCCGCGTACATCCACTCCGGCACCGTGAGCCAGCCGGAGACGATGGTGGCCAAGTACGCCTACCTCGAGAAGGTCACCGCGCGCCTGCGCGAGCTCGCGGCGACGGAGGAGAAGGTCCTGCTCGCGGGCGACCTCAACATCGCCCACCACAACGTCGACATCAAGAACTGGAAGGGCAACCTCAAGAGCGCCGGCTTCCTCCCGGAGGAGCGCGCGTACGTCGACACCTGGCTCGACCAGATCGGCCTCGTCGACCTCGGCCGCGTCCACGGCGGCGAGGGCCCCGGCCCGTTCACGTGGTGGTCGTGGCGCGGGCGCGCGTTCGACAACGACTCGGGCTGGCGCATCGACTACCAGCTCGCCACGCCGTCGCTCGCCGAGCGCGCCGTCAAGGTCGAGGTCGACCGCGCGCCGACGCACGACGAGCGCTGGAGCGACCACGCTCCCCTCGTCGCCACGTACGACGTCTGAGACGTTCCGCCCCCGCCGAGCACGACATGAGGGTCGTCATGTGCCGCATTGCGACCCTCATGTCGTGCTCGGCGGCGTGTGACGTCGTGTCGGGTCAGGCGACGCGCTCGGCTGGGGCGGACGGGGTCGCGAGGAGGAAGCCCGGGGCGCCGAGGCCCTCGCGCTCGAACGCCGCGCGGACGGCGTCGGCGACGACCTCGACCTGGTCGGCGCGGACGAGCGCGATCGCGGAGCCGCCGAACCCGCCGCCGGTCATGCGCGCGCCGAGGGCGCCGGCGACGCGCGCGGCGTCCACGGCGACGTCGAGCTCGACGCTCGAGACCTCGTAGTCGTCGCGCAGCGACGCGTGCGACGCGTTCATGAGCGGCCCGATCGCGTCGGGACGGCCGTCGCGCAGGAGCGCGACGAGGTCGCGGACGCGGGCGATCTCCGTGACGACGTGGCGCACCCGGCGGCGCGTGACGTCGTCGGGCAGCTTCTCCAGGGCCACGGCGAGGGTGGCTGCAGGGTCGTCGCTCGCGGCGACGTCGTCCGCGAGCTCGCGCAGGGAGTCCAGCCCGAGCGTGCGGGCGGCGTCCTCGCACGTGGCGCGGCGCGCGGCGTACTGGCCGTCGACGAGCCGGTGCTCGGCGCGCGTGTCGACGACGAGCAGGGCCAGCCCCGCGGCGTCCAGGTCGAACGGCACCTGCTCGGCGGACGCGACGGGGTCGAGCCCGGGACGGCAGTCGAGGAGGAGCGCGTGGCCGGCGTGCGCGCGCAGGGACGCGGACTGGTCCATGCCGCCCGTCGGGGCGCCCGCGATCTCGTTCTCGGCGCGGACGCTCGCCGCCGCCAGGGCGGCGCGGCCGGCGTCGGTCGCGGCCAGGCCGAGCCCGGCGACGTCGTCGAGCGCGACCGCGACCGCGCACTCGAGCGCGGCCGACGAGGAGAGCCCGGCCCCGAACGGGACGCTCGAGTCGACCGCCGCGTCGAAGCCCCTGATCGCGCCGGGGTCGGTGCCCTGGGCGAGGAGGTGCTCGCGCAGTGCCCAGGCGACGCCCGCGACGTACGATCCCCAGCCCGCGACCGTGCCCGGGGCCACGTCGTCGAGCGTCGTCGTCCACGTCTCGCCGGGCGCCTGGGCGGACGCGAGCCGGACGACCGAGTCCGGGCGTGGGCGCAGCGCGACGTACGTGCGGTGGGGGAGCGCGACCGGCAGGCACAGGCCCGCGTTGTAGTCGGTGTGCTCGCCGATGAGGTTGACGCGACCGGGCGCCGCCCAGACGTGGACGTCGTCCTCGTGCTCGCCGCCGGTGCCGTCACCGGCGCGGGCGTCGGCCGCGTCGGCGCCGAACGCCGTGGCGAAGACCGCGCGAGCCCGGGCGGCGCCGTCGTCGTCGGACCACGAGCGGACCCACCCGCGCGCCGCGCTCGACGGCGCGAGCTCCTGGAGCCGCGCCGCGATCCGCTCGGGCGTCGTGTCGCTGATCCACGCGCCCATGCCGGACTCCGAGCCGGCGAGGTACTTGAGCTTCCCCGGCGCGCGCAGGACCGAGAAGACCTGGAGGTGCAGCCGCGCGAGGGTGACGTCGTCCGTGCCGCCGTCCGCGACGGAGCGGCCCTCGTGCGCCGGCGCCTGGTGCCACGCGGCGATGTAGGGGAGCGGGATGGGGTCGCCGTCGGCCGTCTCGAAGAACCGGTCGAGGCGGCGCAGGAGCTCGAGGTAGGCGGTCGCGAGGTCGTCGCGCTCGGCGTCGGTGAGGGCCGGCAGGTCGGGCACGTCGCGTCGCGGGGCGAGGTGGACCTCGACGGGCCAGCGCGCCGCGAACGGCACGTAGGCGACCCAGTGCTCGGTCTCGAGCACGACGCGGCGCCCGTCCGCGAGCTCGGAGTCGAGCACGTCGCGCAGCAGGTTGCGGCCCGTGCGACGGTGGTGCTCGCGCGCCTCGTCGAGCAGCGCGCGCGTGCGGGGCGTGACGTACGGGTAGCCGTAGATCTGCCCGTGCGGGTGGTGCAGCGTGACGCCGATCTCCTGCCCGCGGTTCTCGAAGCAGAAGACCTGCTCCACGCCCGGCTCGGCCCCGAGGGCGGCCGTGCGGTCGGCCCACGCGTCGATGATCGTGCGCACGCGCTGCGGCGAGAGCGCGCCGAACGACGTGCGGTGGTCGCTCGAGAAGCACACGACCTCGCACCGGCCCGCGGCCGGGGCGTGGACCTGGAGCGGCGCGTCCTCGACGACGGCGTCCTCGACCCCGGGGACGCGCTGCAGCGACGGGAAGCGGTTCTCGAAGACGACGACGTCGTAGTCGGTGTCGGGGACCTCGCCGTCGGAGTACGCCGCACCGGGACGCGCGGGGCACAGCGGGCACGAGTCGGCCGCGGGGAGGAACGTGCGGTTCATCCGGTGCGCGGCGAGCGGGATCCAGTCGCCCGTGAGCGGGTCGCGGCGCATCTCGGGGCCGACGTACGGGCGCGGGGTCCCGTCGGGGCCGGGCACCGGGGCGAACCGGTCGGGCAGCGGCCGCGGGTCGTCGAGCCGACGTGAGCGCTCACCCGAGACGTACGCGGGCGAGTCGTCGAAGTAGACGAGCTCGCGGCCGTCGGCGAGGCGGGTCGAGGTGCGGCGCAGGTGGGGGTTCATGCGTGCGGTGTTCCGATCGCGGTGCGGTGGGAGGAGGCGGCTGCGGTCCGCCGTCAGGTGACGACGAGCTGCTCGACGAGGTCCTGCACACGCGCGCGCTCGTCCTCGGCGAGACCGGCGTCGGTGATGAGGACGTCCACGTCGGCGAAGGTCGCGAAGACGCGCAGGCCGGTCGTGTGCCACTTCGTGTGGTCGGCGAGGACGACGGTGCGGCCCGCGGACTCGATGAGCGCGCGGTTGGTCGCGGCCTCGTCCAGGTTCGGCGTCGTGAGCCCGATCTCCGGGTCCACGCCGTGCGCGCCGACGAACGCGAGGTCGACGCGCAGGCCCGCGAGCGCGGCCTCCGCGAGGGGGCCGACGAGCGCGTCGGACGGGGTGCGGCTGCCGCCGGTGAGGATCGTCTCCAGGCGCGGGTCGTTCGCCCGGTGCAGGATCTCGGCGACCGGGAGAGAGTTCGTCACGACCGTCAGGGGGCGCAGCGCGGGGTCCGCGGCGATGCGGGCGGCGAGCAGGTGGGTGGTCGTGCCGGCGCTGAGCGCCACCGACGCGTTCGCGGTGATGAGCCGGGCGGCGGCCGTCGCGATGGCCTCCTTCTCCGCGGCCTCGCGCGAGCTCTTGGCGGCGAAGCCGGGCTCGTGCGCGGTCGTGTGGGGGGCGACGGCGCCCCCGTGGACCTTGCGGACGAGCCCCTGGTCGGCGAGCTCGACGAGGTCGCGCCGGATCGTCATGTCCGACACCCCGAGCTCTCGGGTCAGGTCGCCGATGCGGACCGCGCCGTGGTCCCGGATCTCCGCGAGGATGCGCTCCTGGCGCTGTGAGGCGAGCATGCGACCAGTATTGTCCACATCGCCGAGAAATCCAACACGATCGAACACGACCAAACATCGGGTTGCTTGCGCGCAGGCCGACGACGACGGGTCGCCCGGCGGGACGCCCGGTCGGGAACTCGTCCCGACCGGGCGACCCGCGCGACCCGCGCGGTCAGGTCCCGCCGCGGAGCGCAGCGATCGGCTCGATCGCCGCGGCCTTGAGGGCCGGGTAGGTGCCGGCGAGGAGGCCGACCACGCCGCCGAGGAGCGCCGCACCGAGGGCCATGCGGACGTCGAGGATCGGCGTCCACTCCTGCACCACGGAGACGACGACCACCGCCATCACGCCCAGCGCGGCCCCGACGAGGCCGCCCAGCAGCCCGACGACGACCGACTCCACGACGAACTGCGCACCGATGTCGCGTCGGGTCGCCCCCAGCGCGCGCCGCAGCCCGATCTCGCCGACCCGCTCCATGACCGAGAGCAGCGTGATGTTGGCGATCCCCACCCCGCCGACGAGGAGCGCGATGCCGCCGAGCGCGAGGAAGATCGCGTTGACGTCCGCCTGGACGTTCTCCCGCAGCGCCGAGCCCGACGTGGGCGCCTTGACCACGAAGCCCTCCGGGGCGTTGGGGTCCAGCGCGACGGGCGCCTGCCGCGCCACGACGCTCCCCGCGCCCGTCGCGATCCGGAGCTGCAGCTCCTCCGGGGTGCCGACCCCGAAGTCGGCGCGCGCCGTGCCGGCGGGGAGGATCACGGCGTCCAGCAGGTCGGTACGGCGCTGCACGTCGTCGACGATCCCCATCACCGTGTACGACCGCTCGCCCACGAAGACCGACGGCTGACGGTCCACGCGGTTGATCCCGAGCCGCTCGGCCGCGCGGGCCCCGAGGACCGCGACACGGTCGGCGCGCGCGTCGTGCCCGGCGTCGAAGAACCGACCGGTGACGACCTCGCCCCGCACGGCGCCCAGGAGCCCCGGCGTCGCGGCGACGACGTCCGGGCTCGCCTGGGCGGCGACGGACGGGTCGTTGACGGGCACCGCCGTGACGGACGCCCCCGCGACGTCCACGGCCGCGACCGCCCCTGCCTCCTCGACGCCTGCGAGGCGCAGCACGCGCTCGGGGCCGTCCCACGGGAGCCGCGCGACGGCGCGCTCCTCGCCCGACATGAGCGTCGTCGTCTTCGGCTCGACGACGACCTGCGTCGCCGCGACCGCGTCGAACTGCTTGCTGATCTGCCCGGCGGCGGTCTGCGCGAGGCCGACCGTCACGACGACGGACGCGATCCCCAGGACGGTCCCGAGCACGGTGAGCAGGAGCCGGCCGGGCCGCGCGGCGATGCCGTGCGCCGCCTCGGCGAAGAGGTCGCGCGCCCCGAACCGGTCGCGCCCGCGCACCCGCAGCCGGGCGTCGCGCCCGGGACGCGCGGCGCCCCGCCGGCGCGCGTGCCGGACCCGGTCCCACGGCGCCCTCACCGGTCCAGCTCCTCGAGCCGGCCGTCCGCGATCCGCACGCGCCGCTCGGCGCGCGCGGAGACGACCGGGTCGTGCGTGATGACGGCCAGCGTGAGCCCGTCCCCGTGGAGCTCGTCGAACAGGTCCATGACCTCCGCCGAGTTCGTCGAGTCGAGGTTGCCCGTGGGCTCGTCCGCGAGCAGCAGGTGCGGCGCGGCGACGATCGCCCGGGCGACCGCGACCCGCTGGCGCTCGCCCCCCGAGAGGGTGGTCGGGTGGAACGTCGTCCGGTGCGTGAGGTGCACGCGTTCGAGCGCCGTGCGGGCCCGCTCCTCGCGCTCCCCGCGCGGCACGCCGCTGTACAGGGTCGCGAGCAGGACGTTGTCGAGCACCGTGCGCTGCGGCAGCAGGTGGAAGGACTGGAAGACGAAGCCGATCCGACCGCCGCGCAGGCTCGAGCGCACCGACTCCGACGCGCTCCCGGTCGGGACGCCGTCGAGCAGGTACTCGCCCGACGTCGGCCGGTCGAGGAGGCCCAGGATGTTGAGCAGCGTGGACTTGCCCGAGCCCGACGGGCCGATGATCGACACGTACTCGCCGGGGTCCACGCGCAGGCTCACTCCCCGGAGCGCGTCCACCCGGGGCGGACCCGGGAAGCTGCGCGACACGTCGACGAGGTCGACGACGGCCGCGGGGACGCTCCCGCCCCCGGTGCCGTCGGCCGACCCGTCGGTCGACGTCGTGCCGCCGGGCGGTCCCGGGGCCACCGCGTCGGGGCCGCCGCCGGGATCGGTCCCTGGGAGCCCCAGCTCGGTCCAGGTCACTCGCCGACCACCACCAGGTCGTCCTCGTCGAGCTCGCCGTCGGCGGAGACGATCTCGACGAACCCCTGCGCCGCGAGCCCCGTCTCGACGTCCACGAGCTCGGTCGTCGCGTCCGCGCCCGACCCGCGCCGGACCTCGACGCGGGACTCGCCCCCCGGCCCCGCGGTGAGCGCCGCGAGCGGGACGGCGAGCACCTCGCCCCCCGTCGAGCTGACCGGGACGCGGATGCGCACGTTCTGGCCCTGCAGGGCGGTGACCTGCTCGGGCGTGAGGGCGTCGGGGGTCAGCGAGACCGTGAAGCGACCGGCGCCCCCGCCCTTCTCGTCGCCCTCGCCCTCGCCGTCCTTCGCCGCCGACGCCGGCTCGACCGCCGTCACGGTCGCCGTCGCCTCGGAGTCGTCCGGCAGCGTGAGCGTCGCGGCCGCTCCGACCTCGAGCAGCTCGGCGTCGGACGCCGCCGCCGACGCCTCGAGCACGAGCGTCGCCCCGGACACGGACATGACCGGACCCTCGATCGTGCTGCCCCGCTCGACCTGCACCTCGTCGACGCGGCGGGGCAGCCCGGCGAGGAAGAGGACCTCGCTCGCCGGCAGCGCCGTCAGGGTCTGCGTCCGCGCCTCCTCGAGGGCCTCCTGCGCGTCGGCGAGCTGGCGCCGCGCCGACTCGACGCCCGCGCTCTCCGCCGCCGTCTGGCGCGGACGGTCGAGCTCGGCCCGCTGCGCCTGCGCGAGCCGGAGCTCGTCCTGCGCGCCCGCGACGTCGCCGCCCTCGGCCTGCGCCGCCGCCACCGCGCGCTCCGCGGCACGCACGGCGTTGTCGGCCTGCAGCTTCTCCACGTCGGTCGCCCCGGTCTGCGCCGCCGCGAGCGCGGCGCGCGCCCCCTCGAGCGCGTCCTCCGCCGCGCGCACGCCCTCGCGCGCGCTCGACAGCGCGAGCGCGGCCTCCTCCGCGGCCGACGGCGCCGGGTAGCCGACCTGCGCGTAGAGCTTCTCGACGGCGGTGGCCGTCGCGGCGTCGTACAGGTCGCTGTCGGCGCGCCCGGGGTCGATGCCCACGGCACCGAGCGCCGCCTTGAGCTGGAGCACGTCGGGACCGGAGACCCCCACGCGCAGCGACCGGTACGCCGGGAGCTCGCCCGGGAGCACGATCACCGGACGTCCCGCGATCTCCAGGGCGACGCCCGCCGCGCCCAGCTCGGCGCCGACCTCGGGGACCTGCCCCGTGACGACCGCGGGACCACCCAGGTCGCCGGTCTCGATCTTCACCGACACCGCGTCGTCGTACGTCGCGTCCGCGCGCAGCGTCACGTCGTTGGCGAGCGTCCGCCGCTCCACGGGCACGGTGATGAGGCCCGCCTCGGGCGGCTCGGCGTCGGCGGCCGCCTGCGCCGGCGAGACGACGAGCCGGCTGAGCACGATGCCCGCCACCAGGCTGAGCACCGCGACGCCGGCGACGAACCACACCAGGCGGTGCCCCGTCAGCGAGAGCCGGCGGCGCCCGCGGCCGTCCTGCGGGTCCGGCTCCGCGGGGTCCTCCGTCGCCGGGTCGAGGAGCCGGGTGTCGTCCACGCTCACCGCTGGGCCTCCGCCATGAGGTCGCGGATCGTCTCCAGCTCCGCCTGGTGCTCCTCGACGAAGGCCGTCTCGAGGTCGATCTGCACGTCCAGGTGCACCTCCTGGTAGCCGACCTCCTTCTGGCAGGCTGCGTCGGCGACGGCGGTGTCCCGCTCGAGGGTCTTGGCCGCCTCGAGGGTCTCCTCGCTCGGTCCCTCCGGGTCGGCACCCTCCCACAGCGCGTTCGAGCGCTCCATCATGTCGTCCATCGCCTCCTGCGGTGAGGCGTAGCCGGTGAAGCCCGCGTCGGCCATGCACCCGGCCCACGCGGAGTCGACCTCCTTGAGGCGCGGGTCGGCGGCGATGTCCTCGTAGAGCTGGGTCGTCGCCTCGTTGAACGCCGTCATCTCCTCGCTCTCCCAGAGGGCGTTCTGGTCGCCGTAGACCTCCTCCTGCGCGGCACCCTGGCAGCCGGCCGTCGACGGGTCGTACTCCGGCATCTCCTCGTCCTCGTCGTACTCCATGCTCGCCATGTCGCCGTAGAGCGCCTCGTAGTAGGCGGTCTGCTCCGACTCGGACATGGCCTCCACGTACTCCTGGTTCGGGTCGACCCAGGCGTCCATCTCCGCCTGCTCCTCCGCGGACGGCTCCTCGTAGATGGTGAAGCCGTACCCGTACTCCGCCGCGTACTGCTCCGGGTCGCGCTCGGCGTCCTCCTCGGACGTGAAGCTCATCCCGGACTGGTCGACCGGCTGGTACTCGAACCCCTGCTCGGTCATGCAGCGGGCGGTCGCCTCCTCGATCTCCCGCTGCTCCGCCTGCATCTTCTCCTCGTCCCAGTCCCCGTAGACGTCCTCGAAGAAGGCGGTCAGAGGGCTGTCCGCCTCGGAGGTCGACGGTTCTGCGCCCGACGAGCACGCCCCGAGCAGGAGCGCACCCCCCATCACCATCGCGGTGGTGGTGGCGCGAGCCGTGAGTCGTCGTGTCATGTCGTGCATCCCCTGTCTGGTGTTCCTGGCTGTGGGCGGAGCGGTCGAGTACGTCGGACGTCGTCGTGACGGTCGGTCAGTAGCGGATGGCGTCGATCACCTTGACGCGGACGGCGACGAGCGCCGGAAGGAGGCCCGCGAGCGCGCCGATCCCGACGGCGGCGAGCATCCCGGTCACCGCGGCGGAGAACGGGAAGCCGGGGGCGTCCTGGACGGCCGAGCCCATGAGCGCGTCGAGCGGGAGGTTGTGCAGCGCGACGACCGCGACGGTCACGCCCAGCACGCCCGCGACGGTCGTCGCGACGACGCTCTCCATCATCACGGAGAAGAAGACGCGGCCCGAGCTCGCCCCGAAGCTCCGGCGGATCCCGATCTCGCGGATCCGGTAGCGCACGGTGACGAGCGCGATGTTGACGAGCCCGAGCCCGCCGAGCAGGAGCGCGATCACGCTGACGCCGAGCACGACCCAGCGGATCGCGCCGTCGACCACGCCGTAGCTCGCCGAGTCGGACCGGTAGACCTCGGCCTGCGTGCCGCTGATCGCGCCCGCGACGTCACGCTGGATCGCCTCGACGAGGCCGTCGGCGAGCTCGTCGGGGACCCACAGCTCGAGCCGCGGCGGCCCGGTCATCTCCAGCGACTCCGGGGTGACCCAGGCCGACTGCGCGTCCACGAGGACGTAGGCCTGCGGCTCGGCCTGCGGCCAGTCGTCCGGGAACGCCCCGACGACGGTCGCGACCACCGGGTTGTCGCCCCCGATCGTCACGGTCGGGTGCTCGGCCACGGTCACGCCGCCGAGCGCGTCGAGGAACGCCTGGTTGACGACGAGCGCGGGCGCGAGGCGGTCGGCGTCGGCGTCGGTGAACCACCGTCCCGACGTCACCTCGAAGCGGTGCATCGTGGCCCAGTCGGCCTCGACGCCGGTCGTGTAGACCTCGCGCGTGCCGTCGGGGAAGCGGACGGGCGCCGGCGCGTCGCGCAGCATCGACGAGTAGCCGATCGCGTAGCGCTCGACGACCTCGTCGAACACGCGCTCGTACTCCTCGGGCGCGGGCATGACGCTCCCGCTCTCGCCGGTCGGCCAGGCCGACACCTGGAGCGTGGCGGCGCGACCGCCCCAGCGGTCGTTCTGCTCGGCGGAGACCTGGCGCAGCATCTCGCCGGCCGCGGAGATCGCCGTGATCGCGCAGACCGCGACGGCGACGCCGACGAGCGCGAGCAGGACGCGGACCTTGTGGACCCGCAGCTCGTCCCACGCCTCGAGGACGGCGCCGACGACCCCGGTCACGCGGCGTCCCCCGCGCGCGGGGCGGAGCCGTGCGAGGCGACCAGGGGCCGCGCGACGTGCTCCGCCTGGTCGTCGCCGGCCTCCAGCGCGGGCGCGGTGGCGCCCTCCGCCCCGGGGCCGTAGGGCCCCGCGACGTCCTGGGTCCCGGGGTGTGCGCCCGGGGCGTCGAGCGACGCGAGCGAGCCGGCGCTGCGCGCGCTGATGGCGATCGGGGTGAGCACGCCGTCGGCGAGCCGGAACTGGCGGGCCGCGCGCGACGCGACCGCGAGGTCGTGCGTGATGGCGATGAGCGCCGACCCGTTCTCGCGCGCGATCGTGTCGAGCAGGTCCATGACCTCGCTGCCCGTGTCGACGTCGAGCGCGCCCGTGGGCTCGTCGGCGAGGATCACGCGGGGCACGCGCACGAGCGCACGGGCGATGGCGACGCGCTGCTGCTCGCCGCCCGAGAGCTTCTCCGGGCGGGTGTCGAGGCGGTCGCCGAGCCCGACGCGGTCGAGCATCTCCGCGGCCAGCGTCCGGCGCTGCCAGAACTGCCGGCCGCGCGCGTACAGCAGCGGCGCGACGACGTTCTCGAGCGCCGTGCGGCCCTGGAGGAGGTTGAACTGCTGGAAGACGAACCCGAAGTCCGTCCCGCGGCGACGCGCCCGGGCGCGTCCGGAGAGCCGGCCGATGGGGACGCCGTCGAGCAGGTACTCGCCGCCGGTCGGGGTGTCGAGGAGCCCGAGGATGTTGAGCAGGGTGGACTTGCCGGTGCCCGACCGCCCGACGATCGAGACGTGCTCTCCGGCATCGACGGTGAGGTCGATGCCGCGCAGGATCTCCAGCTCGCGGTCGTCGGGGAGGAGGACGGAGCGGGCGACCCCGCTCAGCTCCAGGAGGCTCATCCCCCGACCACCTCGCCGGTCAGGGGGTCGACGACCGGCACGACGTCCTGGCCGGGCACGAACTCGAGGACCTCGTCGCCCTCGGCGAGCCCCTCGGTGACCTGGACGACGCTGCCGTCGGTGAGGCCGAGGGTGACGGCGCGCTCCTCGGGCTCGCCGTCGGGGCCGACGACCCACACCTTGCCCTGCTCGACCCGGCCGAGCACCGCGGTCACGGGCACGACGAGGGCGCCCTCGACAGAGCCGGCGGTGATCTCGAGCTCGGCGGCGAGCCCGGCGAAGACGGTGACGTCGCCCGGCACGGCGCACGTGACGCTCGCCGAGGTCGCGCCCGCGGCGGGGTCGGTCGCGCCGTCCTCGGGCGTCCCGGCGGGAGCGGCGGCAGTGCCCATGCGCAGGTTCGTGCAGGTGA includes the following:
- a CDS encoding ABC transporter permease, which produces MTGVVGAVLEAWDELRVHKVRVLLALVGVAVAVCAITAISAAGEMLRQVSAEQNDRWGGRAATLQVSAWPTGESGSVMPAPEEYERVFDEVVERYAIGYSSMLRDAPAPVRFPDGTREVYTTGVEADWATMHRFEVTSGRWFTDADADRLAPALVVNQAFLDALGGVTVAEHPTVTIGGDNPVVATVVGAFPDDWPQAEPQAYVLVDAQSAWVTPESLEMTGPPRLELWVPDELADGLVEAIQRDVAGAISGTQAEVYRSDSASYGVVDGAIRWVVLGVSVIALLLGGLGLVNIALVTVRYRIREIGIRRSFGASSGRVFFSVMMESVVATTVAGVLGVTVAVVALHNLPLDALMGSAVQDAPGFPFSAAVTGMLAAVGIGALAGLLPALVAVRVKVIDAIRY
- a CDS encoding ABC transporter ATP-binding protein, which gives rise to MSLLELSGVARSVLLPDDRELEILRGIDLTVDAGEHVSIVGRSGTGKSTLLNILGLLDTPTGGEYLLDGVPIGRLSGRARARRRGTDFGFVFQQFNLLQGRTALENVVAPLLYARGRQFWQRRTLAAEMLDRVGLGDRLDTRPEKLSGGEQQRVAIARALVRVPRVILADEPTGALDVDTGSEVMDLLDTIARENGSALIAITHDLAVASRAARQFRLADGVLTPIAISARSAGSLASLDAPGAHPGTQDVAGPYGPGAEGATAPALEAGDDQAEHVARPLVASHGSAPRAGDAA